One segment of Cinclus cinclus chromosome 30, bCinCin1.1, whole genome shotgun sequence DNA contains the following:
- the LOC134054829 gene encoding basic proline-rich protein-like has translation MAPPLSRCHGGPAPRGHVTRPRAGRPPPPDAPAMLRPPGPGGCGTPEIPPGTPRQRPGLPAAPPPQPSPRQPRSARAPCPGPAAASTAATPPGPSPGLSDPLGPQPDPRTPRALSGLTDPPGPLPGSQREPSRTPGPVLSPPGPRRDPPGLSRLPRAPSGLPRSTGPVQLPPFRAASPIPHPDPPAWSPSGGWGDGGHQGWGGNSGVFSPPDPQGPSQGPMAGKTALDTRPGDAERVWGDRGPQRSR, from the coding sequence ATGGCCCCGCCCCTCTCCCGTTGCCAtggcggccccgccccgcgcggTCACGTGACGCGGCCGCGCGCAGGGCGCCCCCCGCCGCCGGACGCGCCCGCGATGCTGCGCCCGCCCGGGCCCGGTGGGTGCGGGACCCCCGAGATCCCTCCCGGGACCCCCCGGCAACGCCCCGGCCTCCCCGCCGCGCCCCCGCCCCAGCCTAGCCCCCGGCAGCCCCGCTCTGCCCGCGCCCCCTGCCCCGggcctgctgctgcttccaccGCAGCGACCCCCCCGGGCCCCTCCCCGGGCCTGTCCGATCCCCTCGGGCCTCAGCCGGACCCCCGAACCCCCCGGGCCTTATCGGGACTCACCGACCCCCCAGGGCCCCTTCCCGGGTCTCAGCGGGAGCCCTCACGGACTCCCGGGCCTGTCCTGTCACCGCCCGGGCCTCGTCGGGACCCCCCGGGCCTGTCGCGCCTTCCTCGGGCCCCGTCGGGACTCCCTAGGTCCACCGGGCCTGTTCAGCTCCCCCCATTCCGGGCCGCATCCCCCATCCCCCACCCTGACCCCCCCGCCTGGAGCCCCTcggggggatggggggatgggggacaccaggggtggggggggaacaGCGGCGTGTTCAGCCCCCCCGATCCGCAGGGACCCTCCCAGGGACCTATGGCTGGGAAAACAGCCCTCGACACCCGGCCCGGGGATGCTGAGCGGGTTTGGGGGGACCGGGGACCCCAAAGGAGCCGGTGA
- the PIP4K2C gene encoding phosphatidylinositol 5-phosphate 4-kinase type-2 gamma, whose product MLLPDDFKASSKIKVNNHLFNRENLPSHFKFKEYCPQVFRNLRERFGIDDQDYQVSLTRSPPRWAGSGHRLLLSADRTLVLKELSSEDVADVHGLLSHYHQYVVQCHGQTLLPRFLGMYRVSVDSEDTYLLVMRNLFSHRLPVHRKYDLKGSLVDREASDKEKGKELPTLKDVDFLNKNEKVFVEEEQQREFMDKLKRDVEFLVQQKLMDYSLLLGIHEVERGEQEEEEELEEEEPGGGEEGGLGGPYGTSPEGLGGLLNSYRPLGPGEFDPCVDVYALRGAEGAPRREVYFMGLIDVLTQYDARKKAAHAAKTVKHGAGAEISTVHPEQYAKRFLDFITNIFA is encoded by the exons ATGCTGCTGCCCGACGACTTCAAAGCCAGCTCCAAAATCAAGGTCAACAACCACCTGTTCAACAG GGAGAACCTGCCCAGCCACTTCAAGTTCAAGGAATACTGTCCCCAGGTGTTCCGTAACCTGCGTGAGCGCTTTGGCATCGACGACCAGGACTaccag gtgtccctgacaCGGAGCCCCCCGCGCTGGGCAGGCAGCGGTCACCGGCTGCTGCTCTCGGCCGACCGGACGCTGGTGCTGAAGGAGCTCTCGAGTGAGGACGTGGCCGATGTCCACGGGCTGCTGTCCCACTACCACCAG tacGTGGTGCAGTGCCACGGGCAGACGCTGCTGCCACGGTTCCTGGGCATGTACCGCGTGAGCGTGGACAGCGAGGACACTTACCTGTTGGTCATGAGGAACCTGTTCAGCCACCGCCTGCCCGTGCACAGGAAGTATGACCTGAAG GGCTCCCTCGTGGACAGAGAGGCCAGTGACAAGGAGAAG GGCAAGGAGCTGCCCACGCTGAAGGACGTGGATTTCCTCAACAAAAACGAGAAGGTTTTCGtggaagaggagcagcagcgAGAGTTCATGGATAAGCTCAAGCGGGATGTAGAG TTCCTGGTGCAGCAGAAACTGATGGACTACAGCCTGCTCCTGGGCATCCATGAGGTGGAACggggggagcaggaggaggaagaggagctggaggaagaggagcctGGGGGAGGCGAAGAGGGGGGCCTGGGGGGTCCCTATGGCACCTCCCCTGAGGGCCTGGGGGGGCTCCTCAACTCCTACCGACCCCTGGGGCCCGGGGAGTTTGACCCCTGCGTGGACGTGTACGCTCTGCGTGGGGCTGAGG GCGCCCCCCGACGTGAGGTTTATTTCATGGGGCTCATCGATGTCCTGACCCAGTACGACGCCCGCAAGAAGGCGGCGCACGCGGCCAAGACCGTCAAACACGGG GCCGGAGCTGAGATCTCCACGGTGCACCCCGAGCAATACGCCAAGCGCTTCCTGGACTTCATCACCAACATCTTCGCCTGA